AAGAAGATTGTTTAGTTTCAGATGTTTGCGATATTCTATATAAGATTCAAATACGGGAAATAATTGAACCGTTAAATCACAAAACTTCCCAACAGCCCAGATTATATGGGTTTCACACTCTGCACATATTCCGTTGACTAAAACAAATACAATTTTACTAGTCGTATTTACCCTTGTTGTTGATGCATCTATGGAGACGACTAATAGTTGCTTTTGGTGCCTATGATGAGTGTTCGATGTAATTAGTATTTTGTGGTGGTAATTACCGTACAAAACCGAATTACGCAGCAACTTTGTAGAGTTAGTTATGGTATAGTTAAAAAGTTAAGACTAGCTTTGCCAAAAGTAAAACGCTCTACGCATCGGTGACATTTGCAAGACGGAAAGCAGTTTTGATTAAGCATTTACTAAACAAAATCTGAATTGAATCGAGGTTATGACTCAGCAAGTAATTCACCCAATGGTGAAATTGCAGCTTAACGTGCAATCACTCGTAGAATCGAATATTATCAAGCCATCTGATAGCATTTGGAAAATTGCTTTGCTCTATGGCAATGAATGGCAGTACTGGAAACAAGAACTGTTGGATTTTGGCTTTAGTATGCAAGATCCGATCGGTGAATTGTTAGCAGTAGAAGCTTGGGACGAAGAGTAAGGTTTGAAGTATGGGAGATGAAATTTTTCAGCCTTCATACTTGCTTGTATATGTCATTAGCAGGTAGCTAGTGCCGCAGCTAATTCTTGAGCAGTCTGATAGCGATCGCGTGGCAATGGCTCTGTAACGCGATCGATAATCGCTCTTAATTGAGGAGTAATTGTCGGAACACTAGTTACATCAAACCGAAAATGTCGCCCTCGCTGGTGGTAAAACTTGAAAGGATTTTCACCAGTCAGCAGGAAAATTAAGGTAGGGCCAATGGCGTATAAGTCTGATTGGGTGAGGGGTTGTCCTCGTTCTTGTTCGGGAGCGCAGTAGCCCTCAGCACCAATCCGAGTACCTGGGGCCGTACCAATTTCCTTAACCGCACCAAAATCAAGTACTACTATACGATTGTTAGAATTTCGCACCATAAGATTAGCGGGTTTAATATCCCGGTGAATCAATGGTGGTTGCTGACTGTGGAGATAATCTAAAATATCGCAGGTCTGAATCATCCAAGCGATCGCTTGACTTGGGATAACTGGCCCTGTGGTATAAATACGTTTTTCTAAATCTTGTCCGTGGACTAATTCCATCGCCAAATATTTTTTGCCGCCCTCAACAAAAAAGTCATAATATTTGGGAATTCCCGGATGATGAAGCGATTTGAGAGTATAAGCCTCCCGTTCAAATAATTCCTGGGCTTTAGCTATTTTCACCATATCGGCGTTCATCTGTTTTAACACCAGCAGTTGTGGGTGTCCGGCGATCGCACCTGCTGCATCCCAAGCAAGATAGGTAGTACCCATGCCTCCTTGCCCCAAAGTTCGTAAAACCTGATACTGGCGAATAGTCTTTTGCACCGATAAAGGTTGACCGCAATGGATGCAAAAGAGATTGTTGGGAGAGTTCCCTTCATGAGTACAGCTAGAAGATGAAGGCGCAAAGGTTTTTTCCGTTGAGCCGGGAATTTCTTTTTGCCGCGGCCAAGATTCTGGTGTTGTTACCTCCTGAAGTTGAAATTTTAGGATTGGGCCTCCCTGTGCTAGTTGCAGCAGGGAATTATCTGGTAGTTGGCTCTGAGTTACAAGGACGCCATTGAGGAAAGTTCCATTCGTACCATGACTAATTACCTGCCATGAATTGCCATTTTTGGCAGAATTGACTGGCTTAAGTTCTAAATGATAGCGGGAAACTAAACTATCATTTAATACCACATGATTATCCGCCGCGCGTCCCACTTTAATCGCGGAGGAGTTTTCAAAATACCATTGCTTGAGTGGCGTTTTTTGTTGCGGTTCTAGCAGTGTCAGAGTAACCACAATACAAGGTTAAAGGATGAAGGATAAAGGTTAAAAAATTGAGATGCAACTATCATTGGCCATAGTTTTGTTAGGTATTAACAACCTACCATTAGGGTGGTTGCAGTCTATAAAGATAGATAAGTCAAACTTCATATTTCATACTTATTTTGAACTGTCCAGATTGGGACGCACTTTTGCTCGGATTAGGATAGCGGTGATATTGTCATGACCATTGTATTGGTTTGCCAAATCAATTAGGTCTGTAACACCAGCTTCTAAATTAGTACCAGAGCCAAGCAAAGGAAGTAAGTGTGTTTGCCAATGGGTTTCTAATAAATCATTATCCGATAAACCGTCCGAGGCTAGTATAAAGAGAGTATCTTCATTAATCTCGAAAAACTCTACATCAGGATTAATTGAGTGTTCGTCACGGGGCCCTAGGGCTTGGGTAAGTTGGTAAGCATCGGGACGAGCATAAGCGATGCTGGCTTCTACTCCTCTCGTAATTTCACGTTGACCGACTTCGTGATCGACTGTGATTTGTTCCAATCCTCGTTTATGAGTTACGCAATAAAGGCGGCTATCTCCTACATGAGCAACTGCGGCGTGGCTGTCCTGAATTAAGAGCATTACTAGGGTAGTACCCATGCGCCCAACTCCAGAACGCACTTCTTTTTGATTCAGATCGTAAATTGCCTGATTTGCGAGATATACTGCTTCCCGGATTTCATCTTCTGTTGGCAGTTGGTTGGCAATCCAATGTTCTTGAAAGTATTGTCGCAAAGTATTGACTGCTAACTCACTAGCTACCTCGCCGCCCGCGTGTCCCCCCATACCGTCGCAGAGAATATATAAACCACGGGCTTGTAGAACTCTAGTTCTAGGTAACTCTAGTTTGTTAATGTTGGTTTCAATGCCAAAGTAGTCTTCATTGTGATGACGTTGACGACCCACATCAGTTTGTCCTGTATCTTGCAAGCTGCTTAACTGCATTGGCAAGACCACTGTAGGCATATCGTCGTTTTTGGCGTTGAAATCGTCTAACTCATCAAATTGCAGCATAGTTGGTGCAGTGTTGTACTGCTCCTGTGTTGGGGGCAAAGTTTCAATTGTCGGTGCAACGATTTCGGTAGACATTTCTTCCAAACGCGATCGCAATTGGGCAATGGTTTCAATCTTACCCAGTTCCAAATCACCTAACATCTGGACTACCGAGCCAAACTGAGTGCGTTGAGACTGTCTAAATAAAGCTTGCCAAACACGCCCCAAAGCTTTGATTGTTAAAGGTTGCTCTTGTTCAACAGATGTTTGCTCTGTTAAATTCGCTAGCACAGGATGAAATTCTTCCGAATACAAGCGTCCTAGGGCTAGAGTTTGGTCTTCATCCAAAAGCAAATTCGACAAATCCAAAAGACTTTGACAACAATTTACGGGTTCTAGGACTGCCCATAATTGGGTCATCTGATAGCACCAGTGTAAAATTTGCAATGAACTTGTAGTGTTTTCTTGCCACAAGTCAAGTAAACGCGGCCAATTTGAGCGATCTTGGATGAGTACGACCTGCATCTCATCTTTATGCCATGCATCATGAATTGGCGGAATTCCTGGATGTCCCTGTGGTTGTAAGGCTACATAAGGTTTAGCCAGTTGGGGAATTGCGCTTGCTTCTACTGATGGTGTTACTAGTCCCTTTTGGCGATTTTCTAACATCGCCAAAAAAGGTGAGATTTGATATGGTTGGCAATCTAAGACTTGAATACACACTTCAGTATTCGCAGCAGGTTCTTCTACACTTGGTAGCGGGTCTAATATTTGATAGCGTTGCTCTGGGTCTAAATAAGAGCCTACTACAAGCTGGGAGCTACTAGCTGTAGAGGATAGAGAAGGTATGACATCCTCATCTTTTCCTGCTTCCTGAATTTCGCGATCGCCCCCAGTTCCTATTTCCTCGCTACCAGTGGCTACTTTGCCAATAATTGCCAACCACACTGTTCCGCAGTCTGCGCCACAATTAAGACAACTTTTGGCGTTGACAGGTACGGAGGTACTACATTCCGGGCAGATCTTCTGGGTCAGGGATGCACCACAGTTTTGGCAGAATTTATTGGTATTGAAGTTTTCAAATTTACACTGAGGGCAAATCAGCATAGTGGAAGTTCCTCATTCCCGTTCCAAGGTGCTTCTAGCCATCAAATATCCAAAGTTTCACAACTGGCTACCCCTGCCTAAAGTAGACATCATAAAAAATTGTGATTTCACTTGTGAATTTTGCTGGCAGTATTAATTGTGACGCATATTAGCTAAATATTTCAGATATCGGCAAGTCAATTTCTTTAAAAAGGAGGGTAGAGAAGCAGAAAGTAAAGAGGGATGAGGGAGTGGCGGGAGTTTTCTTCCCCATTTCCTCATCTTTCCTCTCCCCACCATCTCTCCTCCTTGCCCAATGTCCAATGATTATTGACCATTGACTTTGGGCTTTTCGTGTCACACTTCATTACTCAGCGGTATTTGGATTGCAAAACAGGTACGGTTTGACCCGCTTTCAACCTCGATTGTTCCTCCTAAGTGTTTGGTAAGTTTCTGTACTAATGCTAAACCCAATCCAGTACCACCCTGCTTCCAGGGATCGTTACTGGGAATGCGGTAAAACTTATCGAAAATTCGGGGTATTTCAGCACTAGGAATTTCTACACCAGAATTAATCACTTGAAATTGGATATTGTGAGCTTTTAATTGGGCGGAAATAGTAATTTCTGCATCTGGAGGGCTGAATTTACAGGCATTGGTGAGCAGTTCTATTAAAATACGTTCTAGGCTGAATGGATCGCAGGCTACTAAAGGAAGATTAGCTGCTACGCTGAGACGCAACTTTTGCTCGCAAGAATTACGGTTGCGTGCTTTAAAGACTTCTACCACTCGCCACAGCCATTGCTGTACTTGAATAGTTTCAAGTACTAAAGGCTTTGCACCTGTATCTAACCTTTGCAAATCTAAGAAGTTACTAATGAGATTAATTTCGCGATCGCACTCATTATCTAAAATTTCATAATAGCGAGATGCTTTCGAGCGTTCTGCTTGTGGCTTTGTCATTTCTGACAAAAAGTTTTGCTCTTGATTTAGTGCAATTCCCAGCATTTGAATCGCCATTTTCATATTAGTTAATGGTGTACGTAATTCGTGGGAAACCGTACTTAGAAATTCATCTTTGAGGCGATTGAGGCTTTCCATTTCCTCTAATTGCGCCTGCACAGCTTCTTGGCTATCTTTTAAAGCAACTTCTGCTAACTTACGCTCTGTAATATCTATGCAGCATCCAATGTAACCTACAAACTTGCCATTGGGCGTAAACCTAGGAACGCCACTATCTAAAATCCAACGATATTCTCCATCATGTCGTTTGAGGCGATATTCCATCTCAAATTTGCCTCTTGCATGAAAAGCAGAATCATAGATTTCTTGGCAAAATTCTTGGTCTTGTGGATGTACTCCTTCCAGCCAGCCTAATCCTTGCTGCTGCTCCATACTACGTCCCGTAAATTTTAACCAAGATTGATTAAAAAAGGTAAACAGTCCATCAATTCCTGCCATCCATAACATTACTGGTGCAGTATTAGCCATCGTGTGAAAGCGTTGTTCGCTTTCTCGTAAAGCATCTTCTGCCTGTTTGTGCGCAGTAATATCTTCTAAAACCATGAGAATATGGGGATTTTTTCGCGGACATTTCTCAATAGAGTCAGCATCTATAAGATACTTTTCATCCTCATCAAGTAAAAACCGCGCTACAACTTTTACCCACAAAATCTTACTGGCAGGACAATCTAAACGAAATTCCCAGTTGGCAGTTTCACTATGAGATGAATTATTAAATAAGTCTCTAAACGCATCAAATAATCTTTGTTTATCTGAATGTTCAAATAAGTTAAAAACAGACGTATTAATCAATTCTTCTACGGTGTAGCCGAGACATTTGGCACCAAACTGATTAACAGATAAAATTATTCCACTGGTATCCAAACTGAAATATACAGAAGGAATATTTTCATAAAGCCTACGGTAGAACTTAAGTTCCTCTTGGTGAGGATACAGAGTTTCTGATGGAGAAATTTCTAAATCACAGGCTCGTTCAGGTACAAGTTCCAAGTGTGCAGGCGTTGCATACAAGATATCTTGTTGTTCGCGAGTGTTATGCCATACCGATTGCTGATTGCGGCTCATAAGACTGAATAACTTGCACCCAAAGACTGATACAGACAAGGGCAGGAATAAAAAAAGATTATTATACTGTTTCTAAATTGTTTTTTGCTCTAAAGAACCAAAAACTTATGTAACAAATATAATCACTATTTTGTCATTTGTAATTTTTAGTTCAAAGTAATCAATAAATATGTTTAGTAAAATACATTATTTTATTTTTTTAATTTAAAAATCCAAACTCATCTCAGAACTGCTGTTTAAAAGCAGTTTAGATCGGATTATCTTTCTTAGTAATCTCTTAAAAAAGAATAAGCAATATTACTTATTTGAGTCAGTAATTTAGCAGGTAAATATTCGATCGATTCACTAATTTGTAGCTATTCAACCAAGAAAAATTTCTAGTTCAGCACGGGTGAGGTCACGCCACTGCCCTGGTTGTAGATTATGTAATTGTAAGTGAGCGATACTTACCCTAACCAATCGCAGAGTTGGGAACCCTACAGCCGCAGTCATTCGCCGCACCTGACGATTTTTTCCTTCAGTTAAAGTTATTTCTAGCCAAGCTGTAGGTACATTTTTCCGAAACCTAATTGGGGGATTGCGATCGCCTACAGATGGTTCTTCTAATAATAAGCGGACTTTTGCTGGTCGAGTGCGGTAATCTTGAATTTTTATACCTGTTTGCAATTTATTGATAGCCTCGGCATCCGGAATTCGTTCTACCTGCGCCCAATAAGTACGTTCGTGCCCAAATCGAGGATTGGCAAGACGATGTTGCAATTGTCCATTGTTCGTCAACAGTAGTAACCCTTCACTATCCCAATCTAAACGCCCTACAGGATACACATCAGGCACGGGAATATAGTCTTTCAGGGTACGGTGTTTGGGAGTTTCCTGCGTAAATTGGCTCAGAACGCCATAGGGTTTGTGAAAAATAATATATCTGTATTTGGACATAGGGCATTGGTCATTTTGTTATTTGTTCCTTTGCTTCCTTGTTCTCCCTATCTTCCCTATTTCCCACACCCCGCGCCGACTGACAGAATTAAGCAAGAGCTTGGGCATTCTAAGAACAAGAATACAGTCAAGGGTGAATGATGCCAAGTTCCAAAATCTGTCGGCGGTCTTTCTTGTTTTTGGGAGGTGCTGCCTTGGCATACGGATTAACACTAGCACTACCAGTTACAGCTCAACCTGTACAAGTGAAGAAGGGTAAGGTTAACGGTATTTCTTTTTATCAAACAATTATCGATCTCACTGATCCCAATACTTTCATGACTATTGGATTAGCAAATAATGCAACTTTTGCTAACACTATGCAGAAAACCAGTGGTGATGAAGAATTTAACAACCTAGTAGCCCGTCATCGTGCTGCTGTCATTGCTAATGGTACTTTTTTTGCGAAAAATGCCCAAAAAACAGTCATGGGTAATATGGTGGCAGAAGGTAGATTTCTGAAATACAGCCAGTGGGAAAACTTTGGTACAACCTTAGGGTTGCGAGTCGGGAATCAACCAGAAATGGTGACAGCAAGAGTTGATGGTAAACCTCAATGGCATCAACATTGGTTTTCAATCACCTGCGGCCCTAGACTTTTACGCCAAGGAGAGATTTGGCTGCAACCAACTATTGAAGGCTTCAAAGATCCTGCTGTTTTAGGCACTGGTGCGCGGACAGCAATTGGGTTTCCTGTTGATGGAAAAAAGCTGTTTTTGGTAAATTTTGATATTGCCTTAAATTTGCAGCAAGAAGCGCAAGCGATGAAAGCCATTGGCTGTTATGAAGCAATGAATTTAGATGGTGGTGCATCGAAAGCTTTAGCTGCCAATGGTAAAATTTTAGTCCCTGCTGGAAGGCCACTGACGAATGTAATTGTGGTCTATGATACTAAGAATCCTGCGCCAAGAACTTTACAACAAGCATGGGTCAGGTTTCAAAAAGGCAATCGCTCGGCACTCGCTGGTGGTTAACTTAGAGGTACAAGATTGCGATCGCAGCAAAAACAATAACAGCAAAAGGCTGAACGCTGGCCTCAAAAGTTGCGTCAGTTGGGGATTGAACCTGATGACATTTAATCAACAGCAGTCGTCTCTTCTATGATAAGAAAAAACCCCGACCCAAGAGTCGGGGAATATCGTGTAGGTTCAATGTATACCTGTATTCTTTGTACCAAGTAAAAATGAAGAAAATCTGAGGATTGATGAGCAACCAGATATTTCTATCAAAATAAAAACCCCGATCGGGCAATCGGGGTAATATTCTAATTCCGTCTTATTTTTAGACATTATTTTTTTAACAGATAAATGTGAAGAAAATGTGAGGTCTAAGGATGATCTGCTTGCCGATGGCAGCTTGCTCATTCTCAACATGGAAGGGATAGGCGACCCACTCACCTCAGGATTTGTTAACCCCCTTGCTCCTAGCCGTAAGCAAAATGGTACAATCTACATCCATGCTAGGGGTGCCGGAATAACAAGGCTGAGATCACACCCTTAACACCTGAGTCTGGGTAATACCAGCGGAGGGAAGCTGTTTATCGAGGAATTCAATATGCGGACAGAATGGGTTGCCAAGCGGCGTGGGCAGAGCAATGTGACTCAAATGCACTACGCGCGTCAGGGTGTTATCACTGAAGAAATGCACTATGTCGCCCAGAGGGAAAATCTTCCCGCCGATCTCATTCGTGAGGAAGTGGCGCGGGGAAGGATGATTATCCCAGCTAATATTAATCACACTAACCTAGAGCCAATGTGCATTGGCATTGCTTCTAAATGTAAAGTAAATGCCAATATTGGAGCTTCACCCAACTCTTCCAATCTTCAAGAAGAAGTAGATAAGCTGAAACTAGCAGTGAAGTATGGTGCTGATACTGTGATGGACTTATCCACAGGCGGCGGTAATTTGGATGAAATTCGTACCGCTATTATCAACGCCTCACCTGTCCCGATTGGGACAGTACCAGTTTACCAGGCTTTAGAAAGCGTCCACGGCACTATTGAAAAACTTACCCCTGATGACTTTCTTCATGTCATCGAAAAACACGCCCAGCAAGGAGTAGACTACCAAACTATCCACGCGGGAATTTTGTTAGAGCATTTGCCCTTGGTGAGAAGCCGCATCACTGGAATTGTCTCTCGTGGCGGTGGTATTTTGGCAAGGTGGATGTTATATCATCACAAACAAAATCCTCTATACACCCACTTCCGGGACATTATTGAAATTTTCAAGAAGTATGATGTCTCCTTTAGTTTAGGTGATTCCCTACGCCCTGGCTGCACTCATGATGCCTCAGATGCTGCGCAATTAGCAGAATTGAAAACCCTTGGACAGCTCACCCGTAGAGCCTGGGAAGATAACGTACAGGTGATGGTAGAAGGCCCTGGACACGTACCAATGGATCAAATTGAGTTTAACGTCCGCAAGCAAATGGAAGAGTGTTCTGAAGCGCCTTTCTACGTGCTGGGGCCATTGGTGACAGATATTGCTCCTGGTTATGACCACATTACCTCAGCTATAGGCGCAGCAATGGCTGGTTGGTACGGTACAGCAATGCTATGCTATGTCACACCTAAAGAACACCTAGGATTGCCGAATGCCGAAGATGTCCGTAATGGGTTAATAGCTTATAAGATAGCTGCACACGCGGCTGATATCGCAAGACATCGCCCAGGGGCTAGGGATAGAGATGATGAACTCTCCAAAGCCCGTTATAACTTTGACTGGAACCGTCAGTTTGAATTAGCACTCGACCCAGAAAGAGCTAAAGAATACCACGACGAAACTTTACCAGCAGATATTTATAAAACTGCTGAGTTCTGTTCGATGTGCGGGCCTAAGTTCTGTCCAATGCAAACTAAAGTTGATGCTGATGCATTGACAGAGTTAGAAAAATTCTTGGCAAAAGAAGCTGTTACCCAATCTTAAATTACTCAAGTAGGGTGGGCGTTGCCGACCCTACTACTAATTTTCATGTTCCACAATAATGCAACGTCAAAAATTGCTTTGATATCAAGCGGTAAAATAAATCCTACTCACTTTTTTTGAACATTAAACCCTCTCTTGAGATATCCCTGTTCTGTCATTTTCGCAAAACAATAATCTTAGTTAAACATTGGAATCTTGATTTAATCAAGCATTGAACTTTTATTTGCTAATAAAAACTAAAATTTCTAGCCAAAAACGGAAAATTCAAGCTCCAAAAGACTTTCACCGATAGGCTTTTCCTACTTTGACATAAAAAAATATCCCCTACCCCATTCAAGGTAGGGGGTTTAGTGAATTTTATATCTTTTGTAAAACTACTTAACAGAGACAGCATCAACATCGATAGTGCTTGCGGTGGAGGTAGAATCCTCAGAAGTGTTTGGGTTATCAACGTTGATACCCTTACGGGCTTTCCAGCCTTCAATAACTAATCCAGACACCTCAGTAACTAACAGGGTCAACAGTAAAACATCATCAACTTCTCCCACAATGGGTATAAAATCTGGGGCGATATCAATAGGACTGAGAATATAAACAATAGTTCCTAAAATTACCCACCAACGGTACTTTGGATTCCGAAGCAGATCGCGATACCAAGTGTAAACTGATTGGATTGAAAATTTCATGTTTTTAACCTCCAGTTACCTTTAATTTTGACAAATTATTCTTAAAAATCCTGGTGGGAATAACCGCCCAACTTAGTCTGGAAGATGCGACACTCATCTTTCAGGAAATATGGCTGTTCTTTTTTAACGTAAAATTTTTCACAAATATTGTATGAATATCTTATGTGAGAATACTAACAACCTAAGTATTTATTTTGCTTATTGAGCGTAAATTTACTTAATTTAAGCTAGAGAAAAACGTAACTTAACGATGAACAAGCATGATTTCGGCATATTTAAAACGTTTCCTCTACAGATGGTTCTCATTATGCCGTTTGTCTTGCAAATCTTTGCAGCAATGGATTTAGTAAGCTACTTGTCATTTAATGAATGGACAAAAAGCTGTCAACGACTTATCCCTCTTCTAAGAAACAGAAATGTTTCTTTACATCCATTGGGAATGCGATTGCTTTCCTCAGACGCTTTTGTTACTTCAGGGAAAGAAAAATAGTCAGAAATTCAACTGGCGATGGGGAAACTGATTGGAGAAGCACGAAAATCATTCATGAAACCAATTAATTTCAAAAAGCAACGTTTCATGCCAGGAATGTTAAAGACTGTGAGCCAAGGTTGAATCAAACAGTAAAAAATATATGGTTGAATAATCAATCTTAGGTTATTTAAGGCACTCTTCCATGTAGTGCCGGATTCCCAGTAAGGATGTTTGCTATATACAGCAAGATTAGAGTCTGTACAAGTTGATACTCCCACAGTAGATGTTGTGCTTGATTGCTGATGAAATTGGAAGTAACTGGCTTGAATACTGACTAATAGATAGGCACTAAAAATAATTTCCCACCACCGTTCAATACTAGCATAATCAGTTAGGCGGAAATCAGCCCAGGAGCGAATTGCAACGATAAACTCCAGTTCTAACTTTTCTAGATAGCTGATTACAGCTCCACTTTCTCCGTACAAACTATCCGCTAAAACTAACTTGATTTTAAATCCCCATTCTTTCAACTCTTGAATAATCTCTATTGCTATTTGGGGTTTACTCTTATATTCATCTCCTGATTTCATGCGGTTTTTAGGCTTAAATATTTTAAACATTAATGGATAAGTAATCCCATCTACTACCCCATAAGCATTTACTGATACTATTCCATTCTCTGTCTTGCCTAAATTTCCAATATATTGGCGAGTTACATAATCTGTTGCTTTCCCCTTTTTCTTGTCTCCTGTTTCGTCAATACATAAAATTATTTCTCTTTCTCCAATCAATATTTTTGTTAACCACAGCCTAATTTCTCTTAACTTTTTGACATCCCACAGTGCATCTCTCAAAAAATGATGTAGTGATTGACCGTCTTTTAACTCTGCTATTTTCGCTATCTCTGGTAGCGATTTATTCCGGATTTCTGAGAGCATTCCCAAGTGTAAATATTTGAATGCTTCAAAATTTCTTACATCCTCAAATAATGAATCATAGTGTTGACAGTAGTTATCGATGAATGCGACTGTGCTTGCTGCCTGTCTGCGTGGCGTAACCATCCCCTTCAATTACTGTTTCCGATTTCCTTCCTGATTATACTCCTCCCGTAGTAACAAAAGAGGGATGAAAGTACGCTGTTGATTTTGCAACACCGTCTCAAAGACAAACTAGAACGTCCAGCAATTGCCGTCATTCGCGATTACGGTCACTTGCTCCAAGTAGAATGCTATCCCGGACAACTCAATCAAGTTTTGATGAATATTTGGGTGAATGCCATAAATGCTTTAGACGAATTAAATCTCAAGCGCACCGATCTAGAGATAGAAGAAAATCCCAGGCAAATTACCATTCGCACCTCAGTTAACGATTCGCAATGGGTGGAAATTGCGTTGGCGAAGCCCCGCTGAAGGCATCGCTGATAACGCCTTAGGAATGCCAGAAGACGTGAAAAACCGCATCTTCAATCCCTTCTTCACCACTAAACCCGTGGGTAAAGGCACAGGTATGGGCATGGCAATCGGCTATCAAATTATTAACGAAAAACATCAAGGCAAATTGTTGTGTTTTTCTATCCTGGGTGAAGGAACTGAATTTGTCATTCAATTGCCTATCCAGCAGCAAGTTAGCACAGCAGCCTCAAGGACTTAACGCCATTTTTTATTAAAACTTTTACAGCTAAACTAACTCTCAAATCCTGATATTCTTGCCTCTAACTTACTAAGCACAATTCTCTAGCCCACATTACCTTTTCAGTTTTTCGAGAAATTTATTTTTTGGAAGCCCCTCATTTTGCATTAATCTCTAGAATTAAAATGCTTTAGCAAATTTGCTCTAGATATGGCGGGAGGAGATTGAAACAGTGGATATTTTAGATTTGTTTTACAAGGGCGGCCCAGCAATGTGGCCTTTGCTAGCGCTATCGATTTTAGCTTTAAGCGTAATTTTTGAGCGTTTGTGGTTCTGGCTGCGAATTCTTACTCAAGAAAAAGAAATAGTCGATCGCGTTCTGGATGCTGCTGCTGATAATTGGGAAACAGCCGCGGACATTGCCAAACAAGCAACTAATCAACCCATCGGTAGGTTTCTCTTCGCTCCCTTACGCTTATTGAAACCCGATCCAGAGACTTTTCGATTAGCATTGGAAGCCACCGCAGAAGATGAGTTAGCGGGAATGCGGCGAGGTGAAAAACTTTTAGAAGCTGTAATTGCTCTCGCACCACTGTTAGGTTTGTTAGGTACGGTTTTAGGCTTAATCCGTTCTTTACGCGCAATTCGGATTGGCGACTTGGGAACTGAATCTACAGCTGGGGTGACTACAGGTATTGGTGAATCCCTAATTAGTACAGCAACTGGTCTAATTGTGGCTATTGTAAGTTTGGTATTTTACCGCCTATTTCAAAGTTTT
The genomic region above belongs to Calothrix sp. NIES-2098 and contains:
- a CDS encoding serine/threonine protein kinase, whose amino-acid sequence is MVTLTLLEPQQKTPLKQWYFENSSAIKVGRAADNHVVLNDSLVSRYHLELKPVNSAKNGNSWQVISHGTNGTFLNGVLVTQSQLPDNSLLQLAQGGPILKFQLQEVTTPESWPRQKEIPGSTEKTFAPSSSSCTHEGNSPNNLFCIHCGQPLSVQKTIRQYQVLRTLGQGGMGTTYLAWDAAGAIAGHPQLLVLKQMNADMVKIAKAQELFEREAYTLKSLHHPGIPKYYDFFVEGGKKYLAMELVHGQDLEKRIYTTGPVIPSQAIAWMIQTCDILDYLHSQQPPLIHRDIKPANLMVRNSNNRIVVLDFGAVKEIGTAPGTRIGAEGYCAPEQERGQPLTQSDLYAIGPTLIFLLTGENPFKFYHQRGRHFRFDVTSVPTITPQLRAIIDRVTEPLPRDRYQTAQELAAALATC
- a CDS encoding protein-serine/threonine phosphatase, coding for MLICPQCKFENFNTNKFCQNCGASLTQKICPECSTSVPVNAKSCLNCGADCGTVWLAIIGKVATGSEEIGTGGDREIQEAGKDEDVIPSLSSTASSSQLVVGSYLDPEQRYQILDPLPSVEEPAANTEVCIQVLDCQPYQISPFLAMLENRQKGLVTPSVEASAIPQLAKPYVALQPQGHPGIPPIHDAWHKDEMQVVLIQDRSNWPRLLDLWQENTTSSLQILHWCYQMTQLWAVLEPVNCCQSLLDLSNLLLDEDQTLALGRLYSEEFHPVLANLTEQTSVEQEQPLTIKALGRVWQALFRQSQRTQFGSVVQMLGDLELGKIETIAQLRSRLEEMSTEIVAPTIETLPPTQEQYNTAPTMLQFDELDDFNAKNDDMPTVVLPMQLSSLQDTGQTDVGRQRHHNEDYFGIETNINKLELPRTRVLQARGLYILCDGMGGHAGGEVASELAVNTLRQYFQEHWIANQLPTEDEIREAVYLANQAIYDLNQKEVRSGVGRMGTTLVMLLIQDSHAAVAHVGDSRLYCVTHKRGLEQITVDHEVGQREITRGVEASIAYARPDAYQLTQALGPRDEHSINPDVEFFEINEDTLFILASDGLSDNDLLETHWQTHLLPLLGSGTNLEAGVTDLIDLANQYNGHDNITAILIRAKVRPNLDSSK
- a CDS encoding two-component sensor histidine kinase; translation: MSRNQQSVWHNTREQQDILYATPAHLELVPERACDLEISPSETLYPHQEELKFYRRLYENIPSVYFSLDTSGIILSVNQFGAKCLGYTVEELINTSVFNLFEHSDKQRLFDAFRDLFNNSSHSETANWEFRLDCPASKILWVKVVARFLLDEDEKYLIDADSIEKCPRKNPHILMVLEDITAHKQAEDALRESEQRFHTMANTAPVMLWMAGIDGLFTFFNQSWLKFTGRSMEQQQGLGWLEGVHPQDQEFCQEIYDSAFHARGKFEMEYRLKRHDGEYRWILDSGVPRFTPNGKFVGYIGCCIDITERKLAEVALKDSQEAVQAQLEEMESLNRLKDEFLSTVSHELRTPLTNMKMAIQMLGIALNQEQNFLSEMTKPQAERSKASRYYEILDNECDREINLISNFLDLQRLDTGAKPLVLETIQVQQWLWRVVEVFKARNRNSCEQKLRLSVAANLPLVACDPFSLERILIELLTNACKFSPPDAEITISAQLKAHNIQFQVINSGVEIPSAEIPRIFDKFYRIPSNDPWKQGGTGLGLALVQKLTKHLGGTIEVESGSNRTCFAIQIPLSNEV
- a CDS encoding pseudouridine synthase, Rsu — its product is MSKYRYIIFHKPYGVLSQFTQETPKHRTLKDYIPVPDVYPVGRLDWDSEGLLLLTNNGQLQHRLANPRFGHERTYWAQVERIPDAEAINKLQTGIKIQDYRTRPAKVRLLLEEPSVGDRNPPIRFRKNVPTAWLEITLTEGKNRQVRRMTAAVGFPTLRLVRVSIAHLQLHNLQPGQWRDLTRAELEIFLG